The following are encoded in a window of Megalopta genalis isolate 19385.01 chromosome 6, iyMegGena1_principal, whole genome shotgun sequence genomic DNA:
- the LOC143259778 gene encoding P protein isoform X4, giving the protein MEKKLLKQQICSVLCDEDTNQDDINETDEGKQKPFYRYIKLTVLFCCWLIFTLLLMIKSEKIETMYQISIPKDQIRNYKLRGDISSKQIDVIIEGSLLPPTKLPSHMNISERYLMLWLELTEIKSDTINNSSTDFPSYIKKNVSDVWTLSVLPENLIDIFPGQRHHKIFGLENVDISTLEDGVLSINLQTNLKSSFAVSLSYDMSLIDKSIGVAYAAMVLVALYVLIIFEVVHRTLAAMLASTMSIAILAALNERPTMSELISWIDVDTLMLLFSMMVLVAVIAETGLFDWMAVFAYKITGGKLWPLVSTLCFFTTLFSSFLDNVTTVLLMTPVTIRLCEVMELNPVPILIAMVVFSNIGGALTPVGDPPNVIIASNRDVINNGIDFNTFTIHMSIGVILVIIAVYAQLRYIFRDVTVLRFDEPQDVQELRHEIAIWQRAAASLSSYSKDENLVRETLLKKVQRLLSQLKKKVLTGSVALKRYETTLEELQEKYPIRDKWLLAKSGFTLIFVIVMFFLHSIPNLHLSLGWITLVGVLLLLIIADTQDIDGLMARVEWTTLLFFASLFILMEALSRLGLMDWIGKQTENIILSVNESSRLAVAILLILWVSAIASAFVDNVPLSTMMIRIVTNLAQNNELGLPLQPLVWALAFGACMGGNGTLIGASSNVVCVGIAEQHGYKFSFMQFFKVGFPVMLTSTITITMYLMIAHVLFGWNG; this is encoded by the exons TTACCGTTACATAAAGTTAACGGTACTCTTTTGTTGTTGGTTAATATTCACG TTATTATTGATGATCAAAAGCGAAAAGATTGAAACGATGTACCAAATTTCCATACCGAAAGATCAAATAAGAA ATTATAAATTGCGTGGAGATATTTCCAGTAAACAGATTGATGTGATCATCGAAGGTTCGCTATTACCACCAACTAAGCTGCCGAGTCATATGAATATATCTGAAAGATATTTAATGTTGTGGCTGGAGTTAACAGAAATCAAATCAGATACCATTAACAACTCATCAACCGATTTTCCTAGTTACATTAAG AAAAATGTTAGCGATGTATGGACGTTATCGGTGCTGCCAGAAAATCTGATAGACATATTTCCTGGACAGAGACATCACAAGATTTTCGGACTTGAAAATGTTGATATAAG TACATTGGAAGACGGTGTGTTATCGATTAACCTGCAGACAAACTTGAAATCCAGTTTTGCTGTGTCCTTAAGTTACGATATGTCATTGATAGACAAAAGTATCGGTGTAGCATACGCTGCAATGGTTTTAGTGGCATTATacgtattaataatatttgag GTTGTACATAGAACCCTCGCTGCCATGTTAGCGTCCACGATGTCAATTGCAATATTGGCTGCTTTAAATGAG AGACCAACAATGAGTGAACTAATTTCGTGGATAGATGTTGATACACTAATGTTATTGTTTTCTATGATGGTACTTGTTGCCGTTATCGCTGAAACTGGCTTATTTGACTGGATGGCAGTCTTTGCTTATAAG ATAACAGGAGGAAAACTATGGCCACTTGTGAGTACATTATGTTTCTTCACTACATTATTTTCATCATTCTTAGATAACGTTACAACAGTCCTCTTAATGACACCGGTAACCATCAGATTATGTGAAGTAATGGAACTAAATCCAGTCCCAATATTAATAGCAATGGTGGTTTTCTCTAACATTGGTGGCGCCTTGACACCCGTGGGTGACCCGCCGAATGTAATTATTGCATCAAACCGTGATGTTATAAACAAT GGTATCGATTTTAATACATTTACAATACACATGAGCATTggagtaatattagtaataattgcAGTCTACGCTCAATTACGATATATTTTTCGAGATGTGACAGTTCTTAGATTCGACGAACCGCAAGATGTACAA GAGTTGAGACACGAAATTGCTATTTGGCAACGGGCGGCTGCAAGTCTGTCGAGTTACAGTAAAGACGAAAACTTAGTCAGAGAAACTTTACTAAAAAAAGTTCAACGGTTACTCTCTCAATTAAAGAAAAAGGTACTCACCGGCAGTGTTGCACTTAAGAGATACGAAACTACCCTGGAGGAGCTACAAGAAAAG TATCCCATTCGGGATAAATGGCTACTGGCGAAGTCTGGATTCACGTTAATATTCGTGATCGTTATGTTCTTTCTACACAGTATTCCGAATCTGCATTTGTCTCTAGGCTGGATCACGTTAGTTGGTGTTCTTCTGCTGCTAATTATAGCTGATACTCAAGATATTGATGGACTTATGGCTCGAGTGGAATGGACCACTTTGCTATTTTTTGCATCATTATTCATTTTAATGGAG GCACTTTCTCGTTTAGGTCTTATGGATTGGATAGGAAAGCAAACAGAAAATATTATTCTATCAGTGAACGAATCATCACGATTGGCAGTGGctatattattaatactttgGGTGTCAGCTATCGCGAGTGCGTTCGTTGACAACGTACCTTTATCAACTATGATGATAAGAATTGTAACTAATTTAGCACAAAACAATGAACTTGGATTACCATTACAGCCCTTGGTCTGGGCATTAGCGTTTGGCGCTTGTATGGGAG GAAATGGAACTCTTATTGGAGCAAGCTCTAACGTAGTTTGTGTGGGTATTGCTGAACAACATGGATACAAATTTTCGTTTATGCAATTCTTCAA AGTCGGCTTTCCAGTTATGTTAACCAGTACTATTACAATAACTATGTACTTAATGATCGCTCACGTCCTTTTTGGATGGAATGGCTAA